The genomic segment TGCTACATCTGGTCAAAGTGACGCAGCGACTAAGGCGAAGACGTTTAAAAACTGTACGGAGATGCAAAAAACGTATAAAGGTGGCGTCTCGAAGAAAAAGGGTTTGAAAAACCGGACGGGTTACGATAAAAACGAGAAAGCCATTTATAAGAAAACAAAGTACGCCCAACATGTCAGCTTAGCGACGTATAATCTCAACAAATCGAAAGACCGTGACAAAGATGGCATCGCCTGCGAACGCTAAAAAAAAGCCCCGCTCTCCTGAATGGAAAGTGGGGCTTCATACGTTTAGTTGAAGTTCTTTTTGAGGAAGTCTGTGACTTCTCCAGGTGTTTTTGCGTTCGCACTATGCAAGTGACCGAGCTTCTCGTTGTTTTGGAAAACGAGTAAACTTGGAATGCCCATGACGACATTATCAGATGCGATTTCCGGGAACTCA from the Exiguobacterium oxidotolerans JCM 12280 genome contains:
- a CDS encoding excalibur calcium-binding domain-containing protein; protein product: MKKALKIVMAGVLSISLLSATSGQSDAATKAKTFKNCTEMQKTYKGGVSKKKGLKNRTGYDKNEKAIYKKTKYAQHVSLATYNLNKSKDRDKDGIACER